The Archocentrus centrarchus isolate MPI-CPG fArcCen1 chromosome 12, fArcCen1, whole genome shotgun sequence nucleotide sequence CCACATGGTGAGGAAGTATGTCCAAGGAATCACCCCAGAAAGGAAAGCACAGGTACAATCCGTCATAAGTGGAGAGACAGCCTAAACTGCACCAGTGCCTTTGTATGCAgtgttgtgaaaaagtatttgccgcATTcatgatttcttattttttgcatatttgtcacatctACATGTTAGACCTTTGTctaaccagagtaaatacaaaatgtagttttttaaaaaatgattttattgatTTAGTGAAAAAAGCTGTCCAAACCTATGTGGTCCTTTTTGAAAAAGTTAACCTTAACCTAATGAccggttgtgccacccttggcagcaagaactgcaaacaagcatttgtgataactggcaatgagtctttcacatcactgtggaggaattttggcccacttgtCTTCTtccaaaattgttttaattcagccacattggagggttttcaagcatgaacggcctgtttaaggtcatgccaaagaaTCTCAATCAAATTTATGTTCCGATTtgggctaggccactccaaaaacttaattttttagttttttgagccattcagaggtggacttgctcgtgtgttttggatcattgtcctgctgcataacccaagtgtcCTTGAGCTTTGGGGTATGAACTGATGACCGGACATTTTCCTTCAGGATCttctggtagagagcaaaattcatggttccatcagttaccTCAAGTTGTTCAGGTCCTGAAGAAGCAAAGCAGCCTCAGACATCACACTACTACCACCATGTTTGAGTCttggtgtgatgttctttttatgaaatgccgTGTTAAGATTTATGCAcatgtaacaggactcaaactgttcaacttttgtctcatcactCCAcggaatattttcccaaaggtcttggggatcatcaagatgttttctggcaaatgtgagatgagcctttgtgttctttttggtcagcagtggttttctccttggaattCTGCCATCGAtaccatttttgcccagtctctttcctATAgctgaatcatgaactctgaccttaacaaAGGCAAGTGAGGCcagcagttctttagatgttgttctgggctcttttggtacctcctggatgagttgctGATGCATTCTTGGAGAAATTTTGGTATGGgtgccactcctgggaaggttcaccactgttccaagttttctccatttgtgcataatggctctcaccatggttctctggagtcccaaagccttacaAATGGCTTTGAACACTTTCCAGACTGATGGATGCCAATGACTTCTTTTCTTATCtgctcttcattttctttagatgttgtgGCATAATGTGTTTGAATGTCTTTTGTGTTATTTCTGGAGGCAGTTTGTACAACAGATTTCCAAGGTTGATCttaaaatactttttgttttaatatcttCTTTGCAGCTGCTGTTAAAAGCACAGACCAGCACCTTGttcaaagggaaaaaagaaaactaccCCTTCAGTGTGTGCAGCCCATTTGCAGACACCAGGATCTGTAAGACCACAATACTATTTTTCTTGAGATTAAGTGTACTTACATACATAGATCAGATTACAGTAGTTCTTGTGATTTTTATATgcagaacagaaaacacaacactaATTTGTTGTATAGTTTGATGAACATATGCCCTTGTTTTCCTGCCAGTATTGTTGTTTCTGCAAACCCTTACCCATTTGCTAAATGTTTGTTCTGCTGTGATTGCTGTTCTCACTGATTCTTAATCttgcttattatttattaagGTGCAGAAGATATAAACATCAAAGTGTTTCAAATGATTCAGCATGAGAAAATCAAGGTAAATTACAATATTAATGTGCACTTGGctacactgtctttgttttttaatcttctcTGATCTTTGCGTTGGTCCTCCGCAGTACAGCGTGCCAGTGGTGAAGTATGACAGGAACGGGTTCAGGCCTCGACCCCGGCAGCTCATCTTCACCCAGGAAGCCGCCTACCTTGTGgaagaggctaagatcaagcaGCAAATAGATTATAGCTCTCTGAAAGGTAACGAGTGAGGCAGTTAGATAAAGTAGCATTGTTATGTGTAGTATCTAAATATACACTTAAAATCACTGTTGTGctgttatgtgtgtgtatatattcaagggtaacttttttttaaggtgtGTCAGTCAGCAACCTCAGTGACACCTTCCTGATCCTTCATGTCACATGTGATGACATCAAGCAAAAGGTACATGTACCTGCGGACCATTGTTCACAGCTATCTGCAAACTTCCAGTATTCTAGTATTCAGGTATTATGTACAGATGGGTGACAACTGTTGAGCCCGAATGTGAGGGGATGTGGAAGATGTAGTGAGGGGCATTATGCTGGTGTGGTTTAGATCCATTTGTCCTCTTAGAGGAAAGGGACACCACaaatcatccattttcttccgcttatccaatttaagggtcatgggggcagagccagggtgcaccctgtacaggttacCAGCTTGGCactaacacagacaaccattcatactttgggcaatttagagtcaccaattaacctaaccccaagtctttggactgtgggaggaaatcaaAGGGCCCGGAGAAAACCCttgcaaacatggggagaacttgcaaacttcacacagttAGCCCCGGGCACATGGTGGATTcgacctttttgctgtgaggcaacagtgctaaccaatACTCCACTGTCCTGCCCTGCAATCCtattgataataataataataataataataataataataatatccaaTTAATTTTGAGAAATCTATAGAGAAAACAAGTATTAGAAGAAGTTATTCTTTTAGTTTCCAGCTAACAGTAGAAAGataacaggaaataaaaggaGTTCCTGACTGAATGTGGAAAAATGAGGTTCAGGGTGAGGTGCTGCATGCCAGCACATTTGTtgcaacattttaaaatcactCCATGCTACAAGGAAAATGGACATCACAAATATATATGGCATAGTGGTGcagtgattagcactgttgcctcacagcaagaaggtcctggattcAAATTCAccatggagtttgcatgttcactccgtgtctgcgtgggttttatccaggtactccagcttcctcccacagtccaaagacatgcagttagtggggttaggttggGGGtaggtgactctaaattgcccataggtgtgaatggttgtctgtctctctgtgttagcgctggtgacctgtccagggtgtaccctgcctcttgtcctATGGGAGCCTagataggttccagccccccccgcCCCACAACCTTAAAttggataagtagaagaaaatggattgatggacAAATAtccactatatggacaaaagtactgggctacctacacattacacctagaGGAGCTGCTCAACCATGGAAATCATGATGCCTAACAGAGCACTGATTTGTCCTTTCAGGGGGATCTGGTTCTGCAGTGTGACTACCTATTTGAAGCACTGACTAAGCTGAGTGTTATTGCTAACAAGCAGAACTGCATCCAAGTGGTGCAGGGCAGGTACAGAATCTGGATCTCATGTAGCAACATTTGAATTTGTTATGAAAAATGGTAAAACTGACAAATAATCTCATTTTTATatggaattattttttttacaaaacgCAGTGTGCGATTTGACATTCAGCCTGGCAGAGAGGGGTTTGTCGACTTCAAAAGCGGTCAGGAGTCGATCGTCTACAGGGCAAAGAACGGCCATTTGATGGTGGTGAGTCTGGAATTCAGACGATGTAAAGTTATTACTGAAGACATGAGCAACTGATTGAGCTCTTTGTGCTTTTAGGAATCAACGAAAACCAAGTCAAGATGAATATGCCAGCAATGTGGGATAATGGTGCTCCTTAATTAAGGCTCAGAGCTGCAAGTTCTGAAACAACAGCCATGCTTGCTCCGTGATTCTTCCTCCTGTTTCCACTTTTAAGTCAgctgagttttatttttgcatctttATAACAATATTATGCAATGGAGTATATGCTATTATTAAACAAGTGTTGCCAATACCTTAGCTGTAGAAAGTGCAAAATCATGCTTACAGTAGAGCAATGTCAGCAACTGTGCTGGTTCATGATATTTAGACTTGAAATGATCTCTTTGTAAAGAAACAGCACCGATTCCTGTATGCAAATTGtaatatatatacaaaatattaATAGAATCACTCATGATAACAGTATGTGTGTAAAGCCATGACTGTAACAGTTATAATCCCTCAGCCATGTTGTACCTTTATATTAAAACATGCTTGTTATGGAAATATGGTAAGATTATGGTTTAGTATAGCAGGAGCAGCTCTCTGGAAACTCCGGTCACTTGTGCAGATATGCTTATGCAGCACTTTTTCATATCAAGGAGAAGAAGGGTGATCACAGCATTTTACTTTCACAACATATACTGCAGTTCTGAAAGTATATTTACAGCTTACTAACTTACCATGTCAGTCAGTATATTCTAGATAAGTTTGAAGCCACTCTAGCTCATTTTTCTTTGCTATGTTATCACATAATACCATCAGACAGATTGGAGAAACTAATCTAGGAGGCCACTAATGCGTGCCACTGTGACAACGCCAAAGGTAGCAGCTCCCCCTACTGGAAGACTAATGATCCTACAGAAGTCTACAGCCACAGTACTGTGCTTGAAACTGACTGGCTGAACTGTGGTTCAATATTCTGGCATGCCATTACTGGCACACCAGCATGTTTGACGTAGCATAAAACTCTCATGCagcctttttattttctatttttaatccTCCCAATCACTGATTGGAGACTGCTTCTAAGCTGAAGAAATAATTGTTAAGAGGATCAAGTGTTTTGAGGCTGCAGTACAGTATCTTTATGGGGTGATTTTCACTACAtcagttgtatttatttagCTCAGTTTCACACCAACTTGCAGTGGCCACCAGAGAGGCCCGCCCCACAGTCAGAACCACTGACTTAGATATTGTGCATGTACAGTTCCATTCAAGCATAGGTTGTGATCCCAGGCGAGCCCCCAGAAAAACTGTAACAGGTACCGGgctgtatattttctttataatgtGTTCTTTTTATGTCCACATGCGCAGGTGCGCTGTATCATTATTTAAATATCATTACGATATGGAATATACAATCTAAAATTCATTAACAAGATAATAAATCTTTCAAACTGATTAGTGTGAAGCAAGAGGTAGCTGAAGGCACACACGTGAAGATTCGGCTGAGAATGTTATCAAAGAGTTGATGATTAAGCAGATGTTTGTACATGCAGATAATCAAAGGTTCAAGGTTTAGGAAAATGCTGAGCGTATATATATGTGGGAAGAAAGTGCAGTTGCAGCCAGGAGTGTGTAGCAGAAATCTTGGCTGACAGTTTGACTCTGTCATGATGGGAAGGTTCACAGTGATTTTATTAATCCTTCTGCTTTCATGTATCTGCAGGACATTAGGTAAGTCCCCAATATGATATACATCAACCTGATCAAGAAATGTAAGATTTCTAGTTtgtatttgtgatttttttgtgtAGTAAATTTGCATTGACAATTATCTGAATAAAGGCTGTGGACTTTATATTAtacaaatgcaataaaaaacataaagctgcttaaaatattttgtgaatCTATCATATCATTCAATGACATGCCAAATCAGCACTTCAATTCATCATAGATGagcctgttttaaaatgttggcATGTATTTTGGACAGGACAAACATGTGAAAGAAACTGTGGGAAAAAATTGGACTTGTGTTCATGCCACACAACATGCACATCTCTGAGGAACTGTTGTGCAGACTATAAAGAGTTCTGTGTGGATATCTTTCCATATTCTGGGTCTTATTTTGGTGGCGCAGATTTTATCATACTTGATGCAAGTTTCAGTATGACTTCACAGATTGTATGCAGGTAAGACATTGTTCTGTTCCTATACCTGCTCTGGTTATACGTTTGATCGACTGTGGTTAAGTTAAACACAATTGTTTGATAACATTATACAGTTCAACTACAGAACTCTGCTAATCATTCTTTTATAATGGCAGATTCAACGACAACACTAATACAGTGGGATATGTGGATGTCAACGGTGCAGGCCACTGTATCTCCCCTCTCTTATATGAAACAGGATGGATTCCTTTGCAGATCTCCTCTGATAACGGCACTACATTCACTAGAACTGGAGCCTGGCTTTCCGGTATAATAACTAAGTGTCACTAGAGCACATCATGTTTTTCCTGTTGAAATGACATTAACTATAATTTATTTGATTCACATGTGCTGTGGCAGTTCATACTGGTAAGCTGGATTCCAAGTTCAAGGCGATTCTGGACAACTCAACAAAATGGCAGTACTATGGCACACCCAATGTTGGAGGCACTCTTAAAATGACATGGAATACCTCTTTAGTAAGAGCAGAAAGGGTCAATATAGAGCTTTGGGGATACAGAGAGACAGGTTAGTAAAGATTTACATATACACCTACTAGCTCACATGACTTTGTTGACTGGAGAAGTCGGTGAATTTAATCAAAAATCTTTCTCTGTAGGAGAGCCCTATTCAGAATACTGGCAGGGAGAGTGGCAGTATTTATACTCACTTGCAAAGGATCAGCCCAACAATGGCTCCTTTAGCTTTTTGCCCAAACCAGCAGAGAACGGTTTTTCAAGTTGGGAGCTTGGTTCTGTGCGTGTCAGCCCCAGCAACCACCCTGACGGCATGTGGTATGTACAAACACTCCCTGTGGTAAATTGATGACTGTTTATTAGTGATTAAGTGATTAAAGATTTTCATCTTCCAAAGATCCAAATTTATTAGTATTTAAAGTTTCAGTGTGTGGGATTTAATGGCACACAGGGAGAGGTTATAGATTGTAAGCAAATGAATAATCTTTGCTTCACCCTCTCCTTCCATGCAAAAGCCTTCAGTCTGTGATTTGTCCATTCTGGGCTCAACATGGGTTCAAAATGTGAACTTCCCAAAAGAGAATCCACTCTCTCTGATCCTTCTAAAGTAATGAATACACAAATCATTGTGTTTATGTGATTATACTCCCTGAATCCTGCACACTGGAGCATTGAAAACATTATTTAGGTCTAAAATTTGAATTTCTATATGACAGGTAATCCAGTTATACAATTAATGAATACAAAAAAGTTGTTAACAGCGGTACTGGTTATGCTCAGGAATGTGGAAGCTGTGTGGACTGAGGATCACGCTCTGGCATGGCATCTGGAGGAGAGTTTCAGGAAGAACTCAGCAGGCTGGGCCCTGGAGAAATGTTTAGCATGGGACAAGCTGGAAAATCAGCTGCCCAACTTCCTCAGTGAGATCATAGACTGCCCGTGCACGCTGGCTCAAGCAAGAGCAGACACAGGCAGGTTTCATGTAAGTGTGaagagcagaaaataaagacTTGACAGCACACATTTGTAACAGCGATGCAGGAAACATTCACTCACTAAAATGTACTTATTCCCTGCCTCGTCAACATAAATGCAAACAGCTGGCATAAGGAAGAATGGAATAATTACAGacaataaaagacaaacatgaCAAAGGTCATTGacaaaagaaaactgcaaaGACACCGTTACAACAAACTAATCTGGCACAGCTACTCAGTGGATGACAAGAGACAGAAGTTGGATATAAGATGAATCTGGAGCAGAGAGCTACACAGCTTGCACCTTTATGTTAAGGGTTGATGACTTGGAAAAAAGCACGTTTATTTTACGTGctaaaaccccaaaaaacaacaacaaaaaaaacaatctgtaCTGAGAACATTTGAGATTAACTGGACTGAGTTAACCAGCaatctttctttgtgtgtgtgtgtgtgtgtgtgtgtgtgtgtaagataaACATGCGTAATTACTTTGTGTCTATGGTGATTGTCAGTGACTGCCATGTTTTATAAATGGTCCCTGCTTATCAGTTCAAAGTCAAAAAGATTTCTCCTAATTATAGGATTTATGAGAACATTCAAGCTGAAAGCTTTCAGCTGTTATTGCCTTATAAATTAGGATGTTACATAACACAGATAAAAACTGTGTGGTTTTATTGTTCACAGGATAATTCAGGTTCTGGAGAGGGTTACAACAGCTCTACCATCACTAAGCTTGTGTGTAAAGTCCTCCCTAAATAATAACACTTGCTATTTTCAAACTAAAAGCTGATTTATTGTTTCAGATTGCACAGTTGACAGTTGTTTGCAAATTGAACACCTTCATTTGCGCAACATTGAGCCTAACAAGGGCTATATTTTAAAAGTTACAGTGAACATGTGAAACGCACATTTGGCTGCAAGATCACAGATATTTTATCTTTCTCCTCAGACTGACTACGGGTGTGATATAGAGAAAGGGAGTGTGTGCACCTACCATCCTGGGAGTGTTCACTGTGTGAGGGCTATACAAGCCAGGTGAGTCCTCCATTTAGACTGGTGCACATATCAATATTATCCCATGCAGCCTATATTTTTACAGGGTATGATTTATTTaggtctttttgttttattaaaaatgtctgagttaaaataaaatgagaaatcATAACTCTTTTTTGTATGCTCATTCTTGCATTATTAGACTAAAATTTATACAGTGGGGTAATGATTAGGGGTAATaatgtggaaacaaatataacaaTGCCTGTGAGGCAAATCAACTTAGTAATAGTTTTGGTAATGATATGATAATCTGGGAGCAATCAAAGGGGAATTTCTCTGCAGTATTTGGaattacaatttttaaatatattggcATTGATGTGGTAGCGAGGTCATATAAATAATATCATataggttgatttttttttttaagtattaagACACTATTATCATATTATAATGGTGAAATAAAATCAAGCCCCAGAAGTCCATTGTTTGAAGGTaataatttaatcattaaatGTTTGATGCTGTGGCTTATTACCTGGAAATATTTGTGGTAGTTTCTATGTGAAAACAATGAATCAGgactgcaaaatgcaaaagtgCCTGGTTCTATGTAATCTCATAGCAGTTTTTTCTTCTAAATAGCCAAACAAATCTAGATTCTGCAAAGACAAAAGTTAGCAAGTGAGCACGTGGATGTGAGACTGTGCCAGCTGTCAGATTCAAGAAAAACGGGACCATCTTTTATTCTTCCTCACTGACAGAGAGGACCTCAATAGCTACTTTAGCAACTTtagcaaaaataattatttcccagCTGCCAAAGTTTAGGTGCAGCTTTAAAGACAAATTCAAGGTGAGTTTTAGTAATGTTATATTACAAATGTTAAGTCTTGCATTACCTAAACTTAAATGGATTTTACAGCCCAGGTGGCCCATCCAGGCTTGATGAAAATGGTGATAAGTGTGCTTGGGATCAGTAGGTTTTATTGGCCAGTCAAGGATGATGCTATCTGGTAGGCGCATGAGCATGTGGTTGGACTTGTGCCAGAGCCAAAACCCGTGAAGTAAAGGCACGTGCTGTTTAATGACTCAGTGTGAAGGAACTCCGCTCGGCTTTTGAACAGTTAATAGTTTAAAAGCTTCAAAGTTTCAGGTAATTTAATGATCAGTCCGCAATGAGAAATAGCTTGTCTTGTAATATTAATGTATTTATGTAAGTGTAATATTAATATAACATACACATATAACATTCTGGTGAGACACTGTCAGTGGCATGGGTTTTTTTCACATCACCTTAAGACCATAATATTTTTGACTCAGTCTTTACActgaaacttttatttattaacacgTGCACAGTTCTGCTGTTGTCCCTCATTGTACAATAGCTTATTTTTAAGGTTACCTTATTGATGCAACATGGCAAAAATCTCCTACACACTGTTTAACTTGGTAAATACCTGTTAAATACAGTGTCATGCATGCTGAATATCATCATATTAGTGCCGTCTTTATACTACAAACTAGTATGGCTGTCGATTTCTGTTTAAATGGGTGTTTATGTTTTGGGCTTCAGCAGATTTCACTGCTTTAACTGACACTGTTTGGGAAATTTATCCCCAGTCCCAAGTATGGAGCAGGACAGCAGTGTTGTTACGACAGCACCGGCGCTCAGGTCTTGACAGCAGACTCGATTGGGGGTAGTACTCCAGACCGAGCGCACGACTGGGGTTCACCTCCCTACAAGAAACCTCCTCGAGTCCCCGGGCTGTCTCACTGGGTCTATGACGTCCTGAGCTTCTACTACTGCTGCCTCTGGTCTGACAACTGCAACTACTACTTCAAACATCGGCCCTCCAGTGACTGCAGGCACTACAAGTCACCTGAATCAGGTGGGCTAGCCTTGGTACTGCAGTGTGTTTCAcaagattgtttttttaatgtcttcatttttaatgtcagctgTGGTCTTTGGAGACCCCCACTTCATAACATTCGATGGTGTTAGCTACTCCTTCAACGGCAAAGGGGAATACACATTGGTGACCTCAGTGGAAAAACAGCTGACAGTCCAAGGCAGAACAGAGCCTGTGAATGGTGAGTCAGTAAACTTTATAGACTATCACTGTGAACAATGTTCCACAGCACTGTCACTGAAGAAGGAAAACTATTACAACAGCTAATTGTTCCTAATTATTCCGCTATCAGGAACAATTAAGGCAACCAAGTTGTCAT carries:
- the LOC115789176 gene encoding sushi domain-containing protein 2-like; this encodes MMGRFTVILLILLLSCICRTLGQTCERNCGKKLDLCSCHTTCTSLRNCCADYKEFCVDIFPYSGSYFGGADFIILDASFSMTSQIVCRFNDNTNTVGYVDVNGAGHCISPLLYETGWIPLQISSDNGTTFTRTGAWLSVHTGKLDSKFKAILDNSTKWQYYGTPNVGGTLKMTWNTSLVRAERVNIELWGYRETGEPYSEYWQGEWQYLYSLAKDQPNNGSFSFLPKPAENGFSSWELGSVRVSPSNHPDGMWNVEAVWTEDHALAWHLEESFRKNSAGWALEKCLAWDKLENQLPNFLSEIIDCPCTLAQARADTGRFHTDYGCDIEKGSVCTYHPGSVHCVRAIQASPKYGAGQQCCYDSTGAQVLTADSIGGSTPDRAHDWGSPPYKKPPRVPGLSHWVYDVLSFYYCCLWSDNCNYYFKHRPSSDCRHYKSPESAVVFGDPHFITFDGVSYSFNGKGEYTLVTSVEKQLTVQGRTEPVNGTIKATKLSSVAMREASSDIIEVRLISGHNGLEVLHNQKSLSFTEQTWMDLQGAFVFSPTSTNVTVMFPSGAGAEVRLREGTMTTTVLLPEEFKNSTLGLLGKMNGNVEDDLVLSNGQLVQNSSNPEELFDFGASWAVANESALFTYDSDYLLDTYYHAPRHDPSFIPVFFAPESPDDPLTNQVAKICSGEGSPFCRYDILVGRSPGMGNATRVSFQSHVSLVEDLKPVVSCGWLPPPNNGTKEGTTYLQGAVVRFSCNDRYTLKGPAQRTCQANGQWSGEETTCVASSNVTGIVVGSVIGAVTLAVIITAIVLYSRKGKRKDEHSTGMETNETF